The proteins below are encoded in one region of Cololabis saira isolate AMF1-May2022 chromosome 21, fColSai1.1, whole genome shotgun sequence:
- the mgp gene encoding matrix Gla protein isoform X1, protein MGCRSVFWLGSLEDIGEDRRGQTRTDEDRRAKMSRSRSHQEPIRMRSLLHFLALCAVVSLCVCYDSHESSESSEVFTDLFVPPNRANSFISPQRGNVFNLPRGNGFNRHSFMRAIKSPAERRAETCEDYAPCRFHAYYHGVQQAYQRFFGARPQIQQQTRPQPLHQTRPQPRQQLQRPARTRRF, encoded by the exons ATGGGATGCAGGTCTGTGTTCTGGCTGGGGTCATTGGAGGACATTGGAG AGGACAGACGAGGACAGACAAGGACAGACGAGGACAGACGGGCCAAAATGTCTCG CAGTCGGTCGCATCAGGAGCCCATCAGGATGAGGAGCCTCCTGCACTTTCTGGCACTCTGTGCTGTGGTTTCTCTCTGTGTCTGCTATG ATTCTCACGAAAGCTCAGAATCCAGTGAAG tttttacagatTTGTTTGTGCCTCCAAATCGAGCCAACTCATTTATCTCACCACAAAGGGGCAATGTATTTAACCTGCCCAGAGGGAATGGCTTCAACCGCCACAGCTTCATGAG GGCCATAAAGTCCCCTGCAGAGAGGCGTGCAGAGACCTGCGAGGACTACGCTCCCTGCCGCTTCCACGCCTACTACCACGGCGTCCAGCAGGCTTATCAGAGATTCTTTGGAGCCCGTCCACAAATCCAGCAACAAACCCGGCCACAACCCCTGCATCAAACCCGACCACAGCCCCGGCAGCAACTCCAACGGCCAGCCAGGACTCGTCGATTCTAA
- the mgp gene encoding matrix Gla protein isoform X2: protein MGCRSVFWLGSLEDIGEDRRGQTRTDEDRRAKMSRRSHQEPIRMRSLLHFLALCAVVSLCVCYDSHESSESSEVFTDLFVPPNRANSFISPQRGNVFNLPRGNGFNRHSFMRAIKSPAERRAETCEDYAPCRFHAYYHGVQQAYQRFFGARPQIQQQTRPQPLHQTRPQPRQQLQRPARTRRF from the exons ATGGGATGCAGGTCTGTGTTCTGGCTGGGGTCATTGGAGGACATTGGAG AGGACAGACGAGGACAGACAAGGACAGACGAGGACAGACGGGCCAAAATGTCTCG TCGGTCGCATCAGGAGCCCATCAGGATGAGGAGCCTCCTGCACTTTCTGGCACTCTGTGCTGTGGTTTCTCTCTGTGTCTGCTATG ATTCTCACGAAAGCTCAGAATCCAGTGAAG tttttacagatTTGTTTGTGCCTCCAAATCGAGCCAACTCATTTATCTCACCACAAAGGGGCAATGTATTTAACCTGCCCAGAGGGAATGGCTTCAACCGCCACAGCTTCATGAG GGCCATAAAGTCCCCTGCAGAGAGGCGTGCAGAGACCTGCGAGGACTACGCTCCCTGCCGCTTCCACGCCTACTACCACGGCGTCCAGCAGGCTTATCAGAGATTCTTTGGAGCCCGTCCACAAATCCAGCAACAAACCCGGCCACAACCCCTGCATCAAACCCGACCACAGCCCCGGCAGCAACTCCAACGGCCAGCCAGGACTCGTCGATTCTAA
- the bglap gene encoding osteocalcin — MKTLVVLVLCSLAAVCLTSDAGPQPAGDNPAQDEMFVEREQASTVVRQKRAAAELTLTQLESLREVCEANMACENMMDVSGIIAAYTAYYGPIPY, encoded by the exons ATGAAGACTCTGGTGGTCCTGGTCCTCTGCTCCCTGGCAGCCGTCTGTTTGACTTCAG ACGCTGGTCCCCAGCCTGCTGGTGACAACCCGGCTCAGGACG AGATGTTCGTGGAGAGGGAGCAGGCCTCCACAGTGGTGAGACAGAAGAGAGCTGCTGCAGAGTTGACCTTGACACAGCTGGAGAG TCTGAGAGAAGTGTGTGAGGCCAACATGGCCTGTGAGAACATGATGGACGTCAGCGGCATCATCGCCGCCTACACCGCCTACTACGGTCCCATCCCCTATTAG